Within the Anaerolineales bacterium genome, the region GGCAAGCGGGTCTGGACGCCGATCGTATCCATTTGCTTGCAAACAGCGATGAGGCCACCGAATATCTGCGCGATCGCATCGGAGAAGGGGACGTGGTTCTGGTGAAGGGTTCGCACGGACTGCGCATGGACAAGATCGTAAGCGCTCTAGAGGAGAGGGAATGAACCAGATCGCATTTGCACTGCCGCTGGGCGGAATCACCTTTTTGCTCGCCGTGATCTGGGGCGGACCTCTCATTCGCATCATGCGCATGCTGCGTATCGGAGAACAGATCCGCATCGAAGGTCCGCAGCGCCACTTTACCAAGCTGGGCACACCGACGATGGGCGGCTGGTTGTTCATCATCCCCGTCGTGGTGATCACCGGGGTCTTGAACCTGGTCTCGCTCATCGGTGAGTTGAACGTGTTGGGCAACTCGATCCTGCTGCCCCTGATCGTGCTCCTGGCGTTCGCGGTATTGGGCGCCGTGGACGATTGGTTGAGTCTGCGCGGAGAGAAGCGCGGCGAGGGCATCCGCGGTCGCTACAAATTCCTGCTGCAAGTGCTGATCGCGCTGGGCGCCGCATTGGTGCTCAAATACGGCCTGCAGCCGCCCGAGATGGTGCTTCCCAACATCCCCGAAAACATCGACCTGGGGATCTGGTACGTGCCGGTGGCGATGTTCATCATCGTCTCCTCGACCAACGCGATCAACCTGACGGACGGGCTGGATGGGCTGGCGGGAATGATCTCCGCCACCGCTTTCGCCTGCTTCGGGGCGATCGCCATGATGCAGGGGCAGGTTTTCCTGGTGCGTTTCTGCTTCACCATGGTCGGCGCGCTGTTCGCCTTCCTCTGGTACAACGCCTATCCCGCAGAACTATTCATGGGCGACACCGGGGCCCTGGCCCTGGGCGGCACGCTGGGCGTGGTCGCCCTGATGACCGGCCATTGGATCCTCTACCCGATCATCTGCGTCATTCCCACCAGCGAGACGATCAGCGTCGCACTGCAGGTGCTGTACTTCAAATTAACAAAAGGGCGGCGGTTGTTCCGTATGGCGCCGCTGCATTTTCATTTCGAATTGAGCGGTTGGAGTGAGACTCAGATCGTGCAGCGTTTCTGGCTCATC harbors:
- the mraY gene encoding phospho-N-acetylmuramoyl-pentapeptide-transferase, translating into MNQIAFALPLGGITFLLAVIWGGPLIRIMRMLRIGEQIRIEGPQRHFTKLGTPTMGGWLFIIPVVVITGVLNLVSLIGELNVLGNSILLPLIVLLAFAVLGAVDDWLSLRGEKRGEGIRGRYKFLLQVLIALGAALVLKYGLQPPEMVLPNIPENIDLGIWYVPVAMFIIVSSTNAINLTDGLDGLAGMISATAFACFGAIAMMQGQVFLVRFCFTMVGALFAFLWYNAYPAELFMGDTGALALGGTLGVVALMTGHWILYPIICVIPTSETISVALQVLYFKLTKGRRLFRMAPLHFHFELSGWSETQIVQRFWLIALLAGMIGVAFALV